One genomic segment of Terriglobia bacterium includes these proteins:
- the uvrB gene encoding excinuclease ABC subunit UvrB, with product MDFKLATSFVPRGDQVTAIGELVEALTDGEKHQVLLGVTGSGKTFTVAKVLETVNRPTLVLAHNKTLAAQLYHEFRAFFPHNAVEYFVSYYDYYQPEAYLAATDTYIEKEATINEEIDKLRLSATKSLFERRDCIIVASVSCIYGLGSPEAYYGMLMFLEKGQRIARKEILHRLVEILYERNDTEFKRGTFRVRGDVIEVFTTYSDDALRIALWGDEIESLSRVDPLTGAVKETFIRMPIYPRTHFVMPRSTLEIAIERILAEMEDWVPRLEAKGKLIEAQRLRQRTLFDVEMIREIGYCHGIENYSRHFTDRKPGEAPPTLLDYLPRDAVLVVDESHQTIPQVRGMYHGDRSRKENLVEYGFRLPSALDNRPLTFEEFEKRVNQAIYVSATPGPYELTKTGGAFVEQVIRPTGLVDPAVEVRPVKGQIDDLMHEIKLRAESRERVLVTTLTKRMAEDLTEYLTETGVRCRYLHSDIETLDRIKILRDLRKGEFDALIGINLLREGLDLPEVSLVAILDADKEGFLRSSGSLIQTIGRAARHLHGKAILYADVSTQSMETAIAETNRRRAIQMRYNEENHITPESIIKPIDMTLVAIAAADYVEVETELPDEMWVAEPERLDELVATLERQMRDAAKKFEFEKAASLRDRIRDLKSRAVSSVM from the coding sequence ATGGATTTCAAACTCGCAACCTCATTTGTTCCCCGCGGTGACCAGGTCACGGCGATTGGCGAGCTCGTTGAGGCCCTCACCGATGGTGAAAAGCACCAGGTGTTGCTCGGGGTGACGGGCTCGGGAAAAACGTTTACCGTCGCCAAAGTCCTTGAGACGGTGAATCGTCCCACCCTCGTGCTTGCCCATAACAAGACCCTGGCGGCACAGCTCTATCACGAGTTTCGCGCCTTCTTTCCACACAATGCAGTCGAGTATTTCGTGTCGTATTACGATTACTACCAGCCGGAGGCCTACCTGGCCGCGACCGACACTTACATCGAGAAAGAAGCCACGATCAACGAGGAGATCGACAAGCTGCGGCTGTCGGCGACCAAGTCTCTTTTCGAGCGGCGGGATTGCATCATTGTCGCTTCCGTATCCTGTATTTATGGGCTCGGATCACCGGAAGCTTATTACGGCATGTTGATGTTTCTGGAAAAGGGACAGCGCATCGCCCGAAAGGAAATCCTGCACCGACTGGTCGAGATTCTTTACGAGCGGAATGACACGGAGTTCAAGCGCGGGACCTTTCGGGTTCGCGGGGACGTGATTGAGGTCTTCACCACCTATTCCGACGATGCGCTTCGAATCGCTTTGTGGGGGGACGAGATAGAAAGTCTCTCGCGCGTGGATCCGCTGACCGGGGCGGTTAAGGAAACCTTCATTCGGATGCCGATCTATCCGCGAACCCATTTTGTGATGCCGCGCTCCACGCTGGAGATTGCCATTGAGCGGATCCTGGCAGAAATGGAGGATTGGGTGCCGCGGCTGGAGGCCAAGGGGAAACTGATCGAGGCACAACGCTTGCGCCAGCGCACCCTCTTCGACGTCGAAATGATACGTGAGATCGGGTATTGCCACGGCATCGAAAACTACTCGCGCCACTTCACTGATCGGAAGCCGGGCGAGGCGCCCCCGACGCTGCTGGATTACCTTCCTCGCGACGCCGTGCTGGTTGTCGATGAAAGCCACCAGACCATCCCGCAGGTCCGCGGGATGTACCACGGCGACCGCTCCCGGAAGGAAAACCTGGTCGAGTACGGGTTCCGCCTTCCGTCCGCCCTCGACAACCGGCCGCTCACGTTCGAGGAATTTGAAAAACGCGTGAACCAGGCCATTTATGTCTCTGCCACCCCCGGTCCCTATGAATTGACGAAGACGGGGGGAGCGTTTGTGGAGCAAGTGATACGGCCAACCGGGCTCGTGGATCCCGCGGTCGAGGTGCGCCCCGTTAAAGGGCAGATCGATGACTTAATGCACGAAATTAAACTGCGTGCCGAGAGCCGGGAGCGGGTCCTCGTGACGACCCTGACCAAGCGCATGGCGGAAGATTTGACGGAGTACCTTACGGAGACGGGGGTGCGCTGCCGTTATTTGCATTCCGACATCGAAACCCTGGATCGCATCAAGATCCTGCGAGACCTGCGAAAAGGAGAGTTTGATGCCCTGATCGGCATCAACCTGTTACGTGAGGGACTCGACCTGCCGGAGGTCTCGCTGGTGGCGATTCTCGACGCCGATAAAGAGGGATTTTTGCGTTCCTCGGGATCGCTCATCCAAACGATCGGCCGGGCAGCACGACACCTCCATGGAAAAGCCATCCTCTATGCGGATGTGAGCACGCAATCGATGGAAACTGCCATCGCGGAAACGAACCGCCGGCGGGCGATTCAGATGCGCTACAATGAAGAGAATCACATTACGCCGGAGTCCATCATCAAGCCGATCGATATGACCTTGGTGGCGATCGCCGCCGCGGACTATGTCGAGGTGGAAACCGAACTTCCTGACGAGATGTGGGTCGCTGAGCCCGAGCGGCTTGATGAACTCGTCGCCACGCTGGAGCGGCAAATGCGCGACGCCGCCAAGAAATTTGAATTTGAGAAGGCGGCGTCGTTGAGGGACCGGATTCGTGACTTGAAATCGAGAGCGGTGTCTTCTGTAATGTAA